A genomic region of Podarcis raffonei isolate rPodRaf1 chromosome 13, rPodRaf1.pri, whole genome shotgun sequence contains the following coding sequences:
- the WIPF2 gene encoding WAS/WASL-interacting protein family member 2 — MPIPPPPPPGPPPPPTFNQANTDPPKLSRDEQRGRGALLQDICKGAKLKKVTQVNDRSAPIIEKSKGSGGYNSGASPLPPKGGLFQGGVPKLRPVGVKDSSESPSGKQCLQVPGSRSAAPRPPVSATSSRPQDDADNSRASPPELPRMQRPSLPDLSRPNTASGTGMKHSSSAPPPPPPGRRANAPPAPPPMHSSKAPSYNREKPLPPTPGQRLPGTRDGPPAPPPIKPPPSPVNIRTGPSSQGQSLAPPPPPYRQPPGVPNGPASPTNESAPELPQRHNSLHRKTPGPGRGMAPPPPPSASPSLQSSRPPPPARDPPSRGAAPPPPPPMIRNGGRDAPPPPPPYRMHGTSDPTSRGKPPPPPTRTPVGPPPPPPPMRNGHRDSISTVRSFLGDDFESKYSFHPVEDFPAPEEFKHFQKIYPSKTNRATRGAPPLPPIPR; from the exons ATGCCAatacctcctccccctccccctggacCACCCCCGCCCCCAACTTTCAATCAG GCTAACACAGACCCTCCAAAACTGAGCAGGGATGAGCAGCGAGGGAGGGGAGCCTTGCTGCAAGACATCTGTAAAGGGGCCAAGTTGAAAAAGGTGACCCAAGTCAATGACCGGAGTGCACCCATCATTGAGA AATCCAAGGGCAGTGGCGGCTACAACTCCGGCGCATCCCCTCTGCCACCAAAGGGTGGCCTCTTCCAGGGTGGTGTCCCCAAGCTTCGACCTGTGGGAGTAAAGGACAGTTCAG AAAGTCCCTCTGGGAAGCAGTGCCTCCAGGTCCCTGGGTCCAGATCAGCGGCTCCGCGGCCCCCGGTCTCTGCAACCAGCAGCCGGCCCCAAGATGACGCTGACAACAGCCGGGCTTCCCCTCCGGAACTTCCGCGCATGCAGAGACCTTCCTTGCCAGATCTCTCGCGGCCAAATACCGCCAGCGGCACCGGCATGAAACACAGCTCATCGGCTCCGCCGCCTCCGCCCCCGGGACGCCGAGCCAATGCaccccctgcccctcctcccatGCACAGCAGCAAAGCACCTTCCTACAACCGCGAAAAGCCCTTGCCACCAACGCCAGGACAGCGGCTCCCAGGGACTCGGGATGGACCGCCGGCTCCTCCCCCTATCAAGCCGCCCCCTTCCCCAGTGAATATCCGAACGGGACCAAGCAGTCAGGGCCAGTCTCTGGCGCCCCCTCCTCCGCCTTACCGCCAACCCCCCGGTGTACCCAACGGCCCCGCCAGCCCCACCAACGAGTCCGCTCCTGAGCTTCCGCAGAGACACAATTCCTTGCATCGAAAGACCCCAGGGCCTGGGAGGGGTATggctcctcccccgcccccttcaGCCTCCCCTTCCTTACAGAGCAGTCGGCCCCCACCTCCTGCCCGTGACCCTCCAAGCCGGGGCGCAG CCCCTCCACCGCCACCACCCATGATCCGAAATGGCGGTAGAGATGCGCCTCCGCCTCCCCCACCCTACAGAATGCACGGGACGTCAGACCCTACGAGCCGTGggaaacccccacccccacccaccaggACGCCAGTTggacctcctccccctcccccacccatgAGAAATGGACACCGGGACTCTATTTCCACTGTCAGGTCTTTCTTAGGAG ATGACTTTGAATCTAAATACTCCTTTCATCCAGTGGAAGATTTCCCAGCGCCAGAAGAGTTCAAGCACTTCCAGAAGATTTATCCCAGCAAAACGAATAGAG CTACTCGTGGGGCCCCTCCTCTGCCTCCCATCCCAAGGTGA